GCATTCTGTGAAAATTCTCCTTCCAGTGCAATATCAATATCTACTTCAATCGAAATTTTTGGAGCAACATCAGCATACTTTTTATTAATTTTTTCTATTCCAAAAACCTGATTATCAAAAATTAATAAGTCTCCTGCAAGATTGTTTCCTTTATCGATATGCAATCCGGCTTCATTGGTGAGTATCGTGTATTTGCTGTCATCAATTTGTTTTCCAATCCAGATTGTTAGATAAGTAATCAAAAAAGCCTGTAATGAACTCGAACCCATAATGTCTTCAACATTTTTCGTTTTGGCCAAAACCTCACGGTAACCTTTTCTGTATAAAGGTTTGCCGTCAATTATTTCATGGATCAAAACGCTGGGTATTTCTGTATCAGAATTTTTTGTCAAAACACTGTCAGGTCCGATTGAAGCTATCATAATACTTATTTTTTATGCAAATTGTGAACCTTCATTCGCAAGATATTCGCCTACATGACAGACAATCCCATCCAAAATTTCAACATCTCTATTCCAGTCAAATGTCTCCCATTCACCCTCGACCGTAGCAATCATTACCTTTTTCGATTCTGTCAAAAACCAGATTACTTTTTCTGCACCAAATTCCAACAGCTTTTTTGTCTTTATAGTAATGTAACCCATTTCTGTAAATTCTTCCAGTTCAATATCCAAATCGATTTCAATAGAAATCTTCGGCGGAACATTGGAGTAATGCTTGTTGATTTTATCAATTGTCAAAACATTTTTATCGAAAATAAGAATATCGCCTGCAAGATTATTTCTTCTGTCCAGATGCATTCCTGCTTCGTTAGTTGCGATAAGATATTTTGTTCTGTTGATTTCAGAATAAAGAATACCCAAAATATAATCAATGATAAAAAACTGTAATGAACTCGAACCCATGATATCTTCGATCTTTTTCGTTTTGGCCAAAACCTCACGGTATCCCTTTCTGTATAAAGGTTTACCGTCAATTATTTCATGGATCAAAACGCTGGGTATTTCATTGGCAGAAATCTCTGTGGAAACTTTGCCCGGACCTGGTGAAGCTATCATAGTCATTCGATTTGCTATATTCAAATAGTACTGATGCGTTAAGTTTTATTCATCAAATAGGTTCCATTGTTCATTGACATTTTGATTGATTTGACATTCAGTAAGAAGCTCTTTTAATGGAGTTTTGTCGAAAGCAGATATGCCCAATATTTGCATGATCTCATATATAGAGAGATTGCTTTTCAAGGTATGTTTGAGATAAGCTACTATTAAATAAGTGCTTATAGCAACCCATATGTGGATATTGACTGCATTTTCGGAATGTCCCCAGAGCGTTTTGATAGTCAGGTTTTGTTTGACCCACTTAAAAAAAATCTCTATTTGCCATCTTTTTTTGTAAAGTTTTGCTATTTCGAGCGCAGAAAGCATATCGTTGTTTGACAGGAAAGACAGAAGAATTTCTTTTTCATCATCGTAATATTCTACCAGCCGTAGCGGTTCGGGATATAGTTTGCTGGACTTATATCCATTGAGTATGATGGTTTTATCACTCCTGAGCCCTGACGTAGGATCAATGTTGAAATTGCTTTCTATGACCGTGTAATCCATTGTGCTCTTTGCTCTTGAGATAAAAAAGGCTCCGGACTCATTCATATCGTATAAGGCTGCAAAATCGATGTAAGCTTTATCCATGATATAGATCGCTCCTGGTGATACTAACAGCTCGTCAAGTATATTACTATCATGGTATTTGCCGTCGGTAACAAGGATAAAGGATGGGATATTTCCTCTCAGATCCAAAAGTGTATGTATTTTTATGGCTCCCCGTGAATACTTTCCTGGCGCCCAGGTGAACAGTTTCAGGCTTAGGGAAATCGTTGTTGAATCCAGTGCAAACACCTCATTTCGAACACTGACATTGGGAACTGGATTTATAGCATACAAGGGTCTGACCAAGTCTATAAGGTACTGCCCGAAGTCGGCATATATTCTCCAGTCTCTGCTCTCATTTGCACGTGAAAGTGTGGACTGATTAACGTGGCTTCTGATTCCAAGGTGATAAAGTTTGTTTTTATGTGCTTTCAGGCAAGTGCAGATGTCACGTAAGGAATTACGAGAAGTCAATTGACCAAAAAACAGTTGAATAAATTGGTTCCAGCAATTGAATTCTCGTGTGCGGAAATCGCCATTGTACTTTGATACACATTTTTCAAACTCATAATGGTCAATAAAATGCAAAAGCTGAGCAAAAACGTACTTTCCTGAATTCATAGCCTTGTGTAAAAGCCACAAAGCTAAAGGGCAAATCAAATCAAAAAATCAAAGAACGTTCGTAATTAATTTATTTACAACGTGTTATAAGTATTTTTAAAAAGTTAACGCATCACTAGTAATATTCAAATATAAAAATATGCTTTGACAATTCCTTGATATGCTTAGTAATAAGCGAATTATGATTATCAGCTTGCTTTTCGGTCATTTAATTTCAGCTTAAAACAAAAAAGCAGCGGAATCGAATTCCGCTGCCTAATATAAATGTCAAATTTAAGCTTATTCTACCACGCTCAATTTAACTGCGTTAGTTTTACGCTGTTTTGAAACCGGCATGCTCAATGTATTAATAAAGACATCACCTTTTTTCAATTCACCTTTTTCGATAAGGAAAAGTTTGATGTCTTCAATTAAATCATCTGTTGAAACACCCTGATCTTTATCGTAGAAGAACACTTTTGTTCCCCAATAAAGCGCCAACGTGTTCATCAAAACTTTGTCAGAAGTGAAGATCAACAAGCTTGCTTTCGGACGGTGATGCGAAAGACGGAAAGATGTGTATCCGGAACGCGTAACACCGATGATCGCAGCAGCACTTGTATCACGTGCCAGACGGCATGCGCTCATTACTACGTTATCATTCAGTTTGTCGATACCCGGTTTTTCGTTAACATGCGAGTGATATTTGAAATAAACAGCATTTGTGTTTTCTTCCACTTTTTCGATCGTACGGCTCATGCTTTCAACAGCAAGCAAAGGATATTTTCCTGACGCTGTTTCAGCGCTAAGCATTACTGCATCAGCTCCATCCAATACCGAATTTGCAACGTCATTAAGTTCTGCACGGGTCGCGCGAGGACTTTCGATCATACTTTCAAGCATCTGAGTTGCAACAATTACCGGTTTCCCTGCTTTGTTACATTTTTCAACGATCATTTTCTGGATCATCGGAACTTCTTCTGCTGGCAATTCAACCCCCAAATCTCCACGGGCAACCATGATACCATCCGCTGCTTCGATGATTTCATCGATGTTAGCAATAGCCTCAGGTTTTTCAATTTTCGCGATCAAACGGGCAAATTTTCCTTTGTTTGCGATGTATTCTTTTACTTTAACAATTTCAGAAGCAGTACGCACAAACGAAAGTGCTACCCATTCCACGTTATGTTCCAGTCCGAAATCAAGATCTTCGTAATCTTTCGTTGTAACCGAAGGCATTGAAACACGTGTATTTGGCAGGTTAACACCTTTTTTAGATTTCAGCAAACCTCCATAAACAACCTGGGTGATTACATCGCTTCCGTCAATTCCTGTTACCAGAACTTCAAGCTTACCATCGTCCATCAAAACACGGTCACCAACTTTTACGTCGTTGTACATGCCATCGTAAGGAGTACTTACTTTTTCAGCTGTACCTAAAACCTCTGTGTTGGAAAGAATAAGTTTATTTCCAGCCTCGATCAATACACCATCTTTTTCAGCTACGAGTCCGATACGGATTTTTGGTCCCTGCAAATCTTGTAAAATGGCAAGGTTCAATCCGAATTCTTCGTTTATTTCACGAATAGTATTAAGCCTGGCCAGGTGGTCTGCATGCGTACCATGAGAAAAGTTTAGACGAAAAACATTTACGCCGGCAACTGCCAAAGCATGAAGCATTTCTTTTGTTTCTGATGTTGGGCCTACGGTAGCAACAATTTTGGTTTTCTTGGAAGACATAGAGTTAATTGCAGTATTATATGAATTTACTAAACACAATCCACATCAATGACGACGTGGACGCCTTTTATGGTTTTATCGGTTAGAATATCAATGACTTTTTCTTGTATAAACGACTTTGCCGCCTTAAAATTAATCTTTTCTCGTTCAAGTTTGATGAGAATGTCGAACAAAAACTGATTTCTTACTCTTTCAACCAACGGAGGCTCCGGTCCGAGCACGCGACTTTGACCTAAATTGGCCGTTAATTTTTCTGCCAAAGCAACTGCGGCACGTTTCGAAGTTGCCTCGTCGATATGCTTGATTGTTATTTTGATCAACCGGGTAAATGGCGGATAATGGTATTGCTCACGCTCCACAATCTCAGCATCATACATGCCCGTGTAATCATTTTGAATAATTCTTTCCAGTATTTTCTGAGCCGGATTTGCTGTCTGGATTAAAACTTTTCCCGGTTTGTCAGCTCTTCGTCCGGCTCTTCCGCTTACCTGCGTAAGCATTTGAAAAGCACGTTCCGATGCCCTGAATTCCGGAAAGTGAATAATTCTGTCTGCATCAAAAATGCCCACCATACTCACATTGTCAAAATCCAGACCTTTGCTAACCATCTGGGTACCAACCAAAATATCCGTTCCTCCTTCTTCAAATTCCTGGATAATCTGCTGATATGCATTTTTTGCACGCGTCGTATCAAAATCCATTCTCTGAACCCTGGCGGCTGGTAAAAGCAAATGCAGCTCTTCTTCAATTTTTTCAGTCCCGTATCCGATTGTTTTCACCCGGGTTGAACCGCAGGCAGGACAAGTCCTTGGTACTTCTTCCTTATGTCCGCAATAATGGCATCGAAGTTCCCGAGCTTTCATGTGGTATGTAAGACTTACATCACAATTGGCACATTCGGAAATCCAGCTGCATTCTTCACACTGCATGTAGGGAGAATAACCGCGGCGATTCTGGAATAAAATCGTTTGTTCTTTATTATTTAAATTTGATTCAAGATGTTGGAGCAAAACTGATGAAAATTCATTTTTCATCGTTTTCTGCTTTTTTTCTTTTTTTGTGTCAATTAAAACAAAAGTAGGCAAAGCTGCATTACCAAATCGTTGTGTTATTTCAACCAAACCGTAACGGCCGCTTCTGGCGTGATAATAACTTTCCAGTGAAGGCGTTGCAGAACCCAGTAATGTTTTTGCTTTGTGCATATAAGCCATAATCACGGCTACGTCACGAGCATGATAGCGTGGAGCCGGGTCATGTTGTTTGTAGGAAGTTTCGTGTTCTTCATCCACAATAATCAGCCCGAGATTATCAAAAGGCAAAAATATTGCGGAACGAACGCCAACTACAAACTGGAATTTCCCATCCAGAATCCCTTTCCAGACTTCAACGCGTTCATTATCGGAAAATTTGGAATGATAAATTCCCATCGCATCACCGAAAACTTTTCGTAAACGGACTACGATTTGTGTTGTTAAAGCAATTTCAGGCAGCAGAAATAAAACCTGCGATCCGCTTTCCATTGCCTGTTTGATCAGTTCAATATAAACTTCTGTTTTTCCACTTCCCGTAATTCCATGCAAAAGCACAACTTCCTTTTCAGAAAAAGCTTCGTGAATTTCCTTGAAGGCGGTTTGCTGGGATTCTGTCAAATTAACAATTGCCGGCGGACCAAGCGGAATATCAGCAAAGCGGGAAACGATAATATCAAACTGTTCAAAAACTCCTTTTTTAATCAGGGTTTGCAAAGCAGAATCTGATAAGCCGTCGTCTTGTGAAAAGATTGATTTATCCAATCCTTTTTGATTCAGATCAGCATGATTATAAACCGGAACGTGGCTTAAATACCGCATCAAAATATCCTGCTGTTTCGGGATTTTATCAAGGGAAGCGGTTAATTCAACCAAGGATTTTTCAGATACAAAGGCGGAAGTCAAACGTATTTTCTTGACAACTTTTGGCTTATATTTTTCTTTAACTTCTTCAAAAAGAATGATAGCACGTTTCCCAACCAATGATTTTATTACAGCTGTAATATTTGTCTGATTGACCAATCTGGCCACTTCTTCATAAGAAAGTGTCGCATGTTTTTTTATTTCATCAAGAATAAACCGTTCCTGATCTGTCAGCAATTCTTCATAATCAAATTCAGGATTATGCTGAATTCTTGACTGACTTGTAATTTTCAATCCGGCCGGAAGTGCCACATTTAATACCTCACCGATATTACACAGATAATATTCTGAAACCCAGTTGAAAAGTTCGAGTTGCTTGGTTGTGATAATCGGCTCATCATCAAGTAATTCGAGAATATATTTAGCCTGATACTGAGCCGGAGGATTGGAATGAATGTTGGCAACAACGGCTGTGATAACCCGGTTTTTCCCAAATTGTACAATCACCCGGGCACCTACCTTAATCATCTCAGCCATCGTTCGCGGAACTCTGTAAGTGAAGAGCCTCGGAACAGGAACCGGAAGAATTAAATCGGCGAATAAGGTAATTTCGTCCTCAAAAAGGGAGGTCATTGGCAAAATCTGTTTTATTTACTTTTAAAATAGGGCAAAAGATCCTTCTGATCTATCTTTCTAACATCAAAAAAGACATTGTTCAATTGGTCGAAGTCAGAATCAGTTGTAATCAATTGAAGTCCCAGGAGTGCAGCAAGGGATGCAATCCAGAGATCATTTTTTCCCATATTTCTCGGTGTGGCAAAAAGATAAGTTTTAAATGCAGGATTAGCTATTTGCGAATAAGCATCAATTTTAGTGTAAATATCAACATTAAAATTACTGACATCAACAATATTGACCTGGTCTAAAAAGATATCAAGCAAATCCCTTCTTTTGCTTCCCCAATTATTTTGCAACGCTATGGATTTAATTTCTGCTTCTGAAACAACGGAAACATATAGTGGTAAGTTCTCTGGATTAAGAAAGCTGATTATACCGTATCCGTCAGAAGCTCTTATAACGGCAAGAATTATATTTGTATCAAATAGAAGATTCATTACTTGGTGGCATCAAGCTGAGCCATTAATTTTTCCCATTCCTCTGATGTAAATGGTTCGGCAGATTCAGCACCTCCGGAAGCCAGGATTTCCTCAGGAGAATGTGAAGTATGTGTTTTAAACAAACTAGTTTTGTTAGAATTTAACTTGGTTTTCATAGTGATTCCTTTTATAAATTCAAATATACAAAATAATAACTTGGAGCTATGAAGTACTGGAACCAGCTACTAATCTTCAATCTGTTTATTAGTGTCTTTTGGGCAACCTGCTTGTATGACGAATATGTAGAATTCTGATTTCTGTTGTTTTAACCCGGAATGAAATGCGATATCTTTCAAATTCAAATGCGCGGAAGCTGCCATCATTATCGATTTTATATCGATCTAAGGATTGATAATGAAAAGTTTCCGGTAAAGATCGAATTCTGTTTAAAATTTCTTTTTCAACTTTTTCCGCATATTCCTGAAACTCGTTTTCTTCAATAAATTGAATGATGTCAAGTAATTGCTTAATCGCCGACTTATTCCACTTGATTTTCATTAAATAGATTGGCGTCTTTTGTCGAAAAATGCCTCTACATCATTTTGATGAACAAAATTTCCATTCTCAATTTCAGAATCCGCCTTGTCCAGCGATCGATTATATTCATGTATAAAGTTTTTAGAAATTTGTTCGTCTTCCTCAAACTCCGTCTTATATTCAATAGCCAGACTATCCAAAAAAGCCAGAATAACTTTTTCTTCCTGCTCATTCCGTGTATTTACTAGAATATTCATAGGACTAAATATTATAATGAATCAGACTATTTCACCAGTTTACTGGTAATCAAATTTACATCTTTGAATTCAACAGAACTATTTCTTTTAAAGTTTTATTGAATGACCTCTACTTCCAGAACAGTCGTATTTTCCCAACTAATCATCGCATTAAATAATTTAATATGACTGTAATCAGAAATGTCGTTTTCTGAGATTCGGGCTTCTTCAATAATACCGGAATCTAAAAGAAATGCTCTTTGCGTACCTGGTAAAAGTGGCGAATCAGGTGTGAACCATTGTCCATCTTTTTGGAAAGCAACATTACAATATAATGTATCTGTAACCATTCCGTTTTTGATGATCAGAATTTCTTCTGCATCGCCGCGCTTTTCATAAAGATTATTCAACGAGGTTCGATCATCGTATTTGAATGAATAATCAATTGTATCATCATACACGGGCCGAATTTTTGTGATTGTCCGAAAATTATATGGCTCCCATTTTATGTTATCTATTTTTTCCGAATAAGCTAATCTGCATTTATAATATCCATCAGTAATGTTATCAGGAACTGAGATCAATTCCGCTAAATTCCATGAATCCGTAAAACCAAATAATTCCGTTCTGGTTTTATTCAGACGCGCTTCATGATAAGATAAATTGACCAGCTGACGATTTTTGACACAAATCGTTTCAAAGCACAATGGAAGGGACATGGGCAAATGGTAAATAAACTTTATCGATTAATTCCTGGTATTCACTATTTGCATCACTTTTGGCCGTGATTCCGCCTCCGCTTTTGAAAACAAGTTTTCCGTTTTGATTTTCGATATACCGGATCATCACGGCACTTTCAAAGTTTTCACCATCGAAATAACCCATGACGCCTGTGTAATAACCACGATTATAACCTTCTGCATCTTTAATGATTTTCAAAGTGCTGGGTTTTGGTGCGCCGCTGATGGAGCCGGCGGGAAGCAGTTTCAGTAATAAATTTCCAAATTCACCATCGAATTCGTCGGGCAAAATTCCTGCAATTTCGGAGCTTACCTGTAAAAGTGTCTTCTGGTTTGTTTCAATTTGTTCAATATAACGATAACGTTCAAGCCAGACTTTATCGGCAACCATACTGATATCATTTCTGATCAGATCAACAATCGTGGCATGTTCCGCAGCTTCTTTTGGGTTAGATAAAATGACGTTTTCTGCGTCAGGAAAAGAAGCGTCGATTGTGCCTTTCATTGGAAAGGATGAAATTTTCTTTTCTTTTATTTTGATAAAAATTTCAGGTGAAAAACAGACAAACTGATCTTTTAACCAAAATCTGTAAGGTGCTTTACTGTATTGAAAAATATCTTTTAGTCCAAGATTTGTTTCAATTTGTGTTGGAACCGAAAGATTCACTAAAAAGGAATTTCCCGCTTTAAGATTGTTGACTACATGATTGAATTTCGCTTGATATTCATCAAATGAAATTGGGTTTTTTGTGAAATGAAAATCGGGCAAAAATCCATTTCTTTTATTCTCTGAATAATTGGTAAATCCATTAAAATCAAATAAGGTTTCTGACGAATCAACCTCATCCAAACGCCAGGCAACAGGTTTTTCCAACAAAAAGTCAATAAGAAAGACAAACGGAATTTTCCGTTTCCCCCAATCGTTGAGGCATTTTGAGAAATTTTGTTTCGTGTTTGTCAATTGAAAAAATAATAATTGTAACAGGTACTTTTAACAGTCTGCAAATTTACAAAGTTCAGAAACCAATCGTTTAAATAAAGAGTTAGAACTATTATAAGGATTTAAGAAAGTGGTCAGATAAAACGTTTTGGCCGTAATCTTTTTAAATTTACTACTGAATGCCGGAAGTCAAAGGCTGACAGCAATTCCAACCAAGATTTCGAAACCAGACTCATGCATATTCACGACGTTATCATTATCGGCGGAGGCCCATGCGGACTTGCCATGGCAATTGAAGCTACCAAAAATGGTCTTGATCATTTAATTCTTGAAAAGGGAAATATCACAGAATCCATCCGCAATTATCCGCGTCGGATGCGTTTTTTTTCAACGGCTGAAAATATAGAAATAGGAGGGATTCCTTTTGCAATCTCGGAAGTAAAAGCGAACAGAAACGAAGCATTGCAGTATTATCGTAAAGTGGCGGGATATTACAATCTTAATTTCAAGCTTTTTGTGGATGTTGATCGTACGGAAAAACAAGCTGACGGAACATTTCTTGTTTATGCAAATGACGGTCAGATTTTTCAATCAAAAACTGTCGTGCTGGCGACTGGATATTTTGATGTGCCTCGCAAGCTAAATGTCCCAGGTGAAAATTTGCCGCATGTTTCTCATTATTATGATGAACCATTTAAATATTCCTATACCAATGTGGTTTTAGTTGGCGGTTCCAATTCTTCGGTAGAGGCGGCTTTGGAATTATATCGTCACGATGCACACGTCACGATTGTACATAAAGAAGCTGATTTCCGTACTAAAGTTAAATACTGGTTGGTTCCGGATGTGAAAAACCGTGTGAAGGAAGGTAAAATTCATACACGTTTTAATAGCATTACCAAGGCGATTGAACCCGGAAGAATCCAGATTGAAAATATAGAAACCGGTGAATTGGAATGGCTGCCGGCTGATTTTGTATTTCTGCTGGTAGGTTATCTTCCGGACGAGCATTTACTATTCCGATGTGGAATCGTCCTTGACCCGCAAACCAAAGTGCCAACTTTTGATCCTGAAACATTTGAAACAAATATTCCGGGCCTGTACTTGTGCGGAACGGTAATGGCTGGCGTGTTTACGGAGAAGATATTTATTGAAAATGGCCGTGATCATGCGGCGGCAATTGCTGATCATTTGATGGGACGGGAAGTGAGAAAGGTAAAGGAGTTGATTGACAGGATTTGATTAATGTTTTAAATCAAGCGGTGATAAGTTCAATTTGTGATGTGTACAATTTGAATTTATCGTCAGCTGAAATGATAGTTATATTTTCTGTTAAAGCGGTGGAAAGAATAAGTCGGTCAAAAGGGTCTTTATGTATTTCTAATAATGGAATTTGACCATAATTAGAAATATGTTTTTCCGTAATTGACAATATTTTAAAACCATTCTGATTAACTACTGAAATTATGTCTTCTATTGATGCTGGAAATTCTGATAACTTATTAGTTTTTCTGCTTAATAGCAATTTCATAAATACTTACCATACTAACATAAATAAAATTATCTACGTCTGTTAATATGCTTAAAATTTCATTACTCAATCTTTTATCGTCAAGTTGAAACCAAATAAGTATTTGTGTGTCAATAAAATAATTCATTACATATAATCTTTCATTTCATCCAATGGTTCATCAAAATCATTGGGAGTTGACATAGGTTTCCCTGCCAGATGTTGTAAGCGATTAAGCCCACCCGGTTGACGTTTTTGTTTTTCAGTCGTTTCAATTTCTTCTAGAAAAAGAACAACAACCTTAGATTTATTTTTAGTTGGAGGAGTTTCGCTGAGTGTTAAAACGCCATTTTCAAAAATTCCGCTGATTGAAGTATACATAGTTTTTCTGAATGTTTTCATCAAATTACTAAATTTTGGGTTTGAAAAGAATCGTTGACAATATTTTCTGTCAGTTTCTCACTCCGCAAACACCAATCTCCTCTTCTTTTTCTTCCTCGAAATTTTCTCTATTTTTCCAATCAATCCTTTTCCTCCAACCGCATAACCTACATTTCCAGCGAAGCTGACCGCATGAAAAGGTTCAGTGCCAACGGGTATCCACGTTTTTCCCTGGTTTACAGAAGAGCTGCTTCCTGATGGGCCAACGGCCACCAAAGCAACATCGTCTGAGCGGATCTGTGTATCGCCGTTCCAGGTTGAGTAGTGTTTGTGATAAATTGCGACAGCTTCTTTTAGTCCAAGAGGTTTGGTGCTGGTGCCATATTTCCAGGTCTCTCCGCCATCGTCAGTAAGCAGAACATTTCTGGTTGTGTCAGAAATATTTTTGTAATCTCCACCTACTGCGATTCCATCCTTTTTAGACCAGAAATGCAAACCGAAAATTCCACTTGTCGGACCAGCCGGCATTGGTGTTTCGGCTACTTTCCAGTGCCGACCGAAATCTTCGGAACGGAAAACACGAGCCATTTTACCTCCGCCGGTTCCTATAAAAACTTTATCTTTTCCAACTGCCAAAATAGAAGTTCCGCTTGCTGCAAATGATGCTTCGCCGGGTTGCCCTTCGGGACGGTTTTCCAGTGGTAATTCCTGCCAGGTTTTTCCTCCGTCTTCTGTTGTCAATATAAATAATCTGCCGTTTAAAGGATCGCCAAGGCATATTCCCTGGTTTTTATTCCAGAAATCAATACCATCCAAAAATACCCCGGTTTGTGTAGATTGGTACACAAGATTCCAGGTTTCTCCGCCATCTTCTGTGCGGTATATCCTGGCTCTTCCGGTTTCCGCTAATCCGGCACTCATGGCAACTGCGGTTTCACGGCCAAATGCATGTATATCACGGAAATCCAATGAATCACCACCAGGAACTTTCATGACAGACCAGCTTTTTCCGCCATTAACGGTGCGTAAAACAGTTCCGGATGATCCTCCGATCCAGCAAGTCGTTGGAGTAACAGCATGCACTCCACGCATATTGACCACCGTTTTTATTTTTAATATATCCCATTGCGCATATGTATTTGTAGAACTCAGGCATGTAGCTGATAGAATTATCAGGAAAATTGCAAAATAATGGTTTAACAGGAGGTTGGATAGTCTTTTTGGCACGGTATTTGAGTAAATTTAGTTAACTATGTATTTTACATCACACAAATAAAAATTTGTTATGAACAAGAATCAGAAATTTCTAATAGGAACGCTAAGCGCTTTGGTTACAGGTGTTGCAATTGGTTTGTTAGTTGCCCCAAAGAAAGGGAAAGATACGCGTAAGCTGATTAAAAGTAAAGCATATGATTTAGGCGATACTGTAAAAAGCAAAGCGGGTGATATCGGAGGAACAGCTAAGGATACATATGAAAAGAGCCTTGAAGAACTTTCAATCTTAGCTGACAAATTGAAAGAAGGGTTCTTTAAAAATGTTAATGTGGCAAAAGACAAAGCTGGTTCGGTAGCGGATAACGTTAACGAAAAAGTTAGAAGTGTTGTAAACCACAATGTATAATTGACTAATATTTAGTAATATATATGGGCCGATCCTCTTGGATCGGCCTTTTTTGTGGATTGTAAAAGCGTTTTTTCAAACGAATATTATCCAATTACACTTCCTAATTCTTTCGCCGCGGCCATACTGATTCCTTTATAAAAAATGTACTCATTCATCAGTTCATTTTCTTCATCTTCGGTTTTTGCTTTCTTTAATTGTTCCATACAGATTTTCATCTTTTCTTCAATAAAAGCTTTTTTCAGACGAAGAATATTGATGAAACTGCTTTTATCCAGCATATCAAGTTCTGACGGCACATAAATCTCAAATTTTTCCGTCCACAGCGTACTCAGTTCATATTTGTTTGTAAGCCAGCCAATCGTCAGATTTCGGACTTCTGCTTCATGATGATTCTGAAAATAATCTGTTTGCAAAACAACATCGCGACTATGATTTTCACGGAAAAGAGTCAAAAGGTGGTGAAAAACAGGATCTTTAAAATCAATTCCCTGAATTTCTCCCAGGACATATGCACAAACAGAAATGGTTGGTTCAAGCTCATGGGCTCCGTATAGAATCAAAAGACGTATAAACGCTTCCTCCTGATAATAAAGTTTTGTCCGCTGACTTGATTCTTCCACTTCTGTTGAAGCCGGACCAGATGATTCCGATTCAAAGAAATCTGGTGGTGGTCCGTCATCAGAAAATGGAATATCCTGAGGACCTTGCGGTATTGCAGGACGATTACCTCGTTCCTGAGGTTTTGGCTGCGTGTGAAGTTTCCTGAGTAATTTATTCCCTTCCGAAATAAGCATTTGCTCATCGACTTTCATCATTTCTGATGTGCGATGAAAAAATACCTGGCG
The sequence above is drawn from the Dyadobacter subterraneus genome and encodes:
- a CDS encoding Uma2 family endonuclease gives rise to the protein MIASPGPGKVSTEISANEIPSVLIHEIIDGKPLYRKGYREVLAKTKKIEDIMGSSSLQFFIIDYILGILYSEINRTKYLIATNEAGMHLDRRNNLAGDILIFDKNVLTIDKINKHYSNVPPKISIEIDLDIELEEFTEMGYITIKTKKLLEFGAEKVIWFLTESKKVMIATVEGEWETFDWNRDVEILDGIVCHVGEYLANEGSQFA
- a CDS encoding Uma2 family endonuclease encodes the protein MIASIGPDSVLTKNSDTEIPSVLIHEIIDGKPLYRKGYREVLAKTKNVEDIMGSSSLQAFLITYLTIWIGKQIDDSKYTILTNEAGLHIDKGNNLAGDLLIFDNQVFGIEKINKKYADVAPKISIEVDIDIALEGEFSQNAYISIKTKKLLEFGAEKVIWFLTESKKVMIATADTDWQIYNWNYDVEILDGITCNVGEYLKEKGSEFA
- a CDS encoding IS4 family transposase, with protein sequence MNSGKYVFAQLLHFIDHYEFEKCVSKYNGDFRTREFNCWNQFIQLFFGQLTSRNSLRDICTCLKAHKNKLYHLGIRSHVNQSTLSRANESRDWRIYADFGQYLIDLVRPLYAINPVPNVSVRNEVFALDSTTISLSLKLFTWAPGKYSRGAIKIHTLLDLRGNIPSFILVTDGKYHDSNILDELLVSPGAIYIMDKAYIDFAALYDMNESGAFFISRAKSTMDYTVIESNFNIDPTSGLRSDKTIILNGYKSSKLYPEPLRLVEYYDDEKEILLSFLSNNDMLSALEIAKLYKKRWQIEIFFKWVKQNLTIKTLWGHSENAVNIHIWVAISTYLIVAYLKHTLKSNLSIYEIMQILGISAFDKTPLKELLTECQINQNVNEQWNLFDE
- the pyk gene encoding pyruvate kinase, with the translated sequence MSSKKTKIVATVGPTSETKEMLHALAVAGVNVFRLNFSHGTHADHLARLNTIREINEEFGLNLAILQDLQGPKIRIGLVAEKDGVLIEAGNKLILSNTEVLGTAEKVSTPYDGMYNDVKVGDRVLMDDGKLEVLVTGIDGSDVITQVVYGGLLKSKKGVNLPNTRVSMPSVTTKDYEDLDFGLEHNVEWVALSFVRTASEIVKVKEYIANKGKFARLIAKIEKPEAIANIDEIIEAADGIMVARGDLGVELPAEEVPMIQKMIVEKCNKAGKPVIVATQMLESMIESPRATRAELNDVANSVLDGADAVMLSAETASGKYPLLAVESMSRTIEKVEENTNAVYFKYHSHVNEKPGIDKLNDNVVMSACRLARDTSAAAIIGVTRSGYTSFRLSHHRPKASLLIFTSDKVLMNTLALYWGTKVFFYDKDQGVSTDDLIEDIKLFLIEKGELKKGDVFINTLSMPVSKQRKTNAVKLSVVE